The stretch of DNA GACCGCCTGATCTAAGTCCTCGATGTTGACCCCGCGCTCGAACAGGAGGCTCGTCACACGCGCGATCAGTCCGGTGTCGTCCTCTCCGATCACCGTGATTTCGGTTACGTCGGTCGTCATCGGGGCCACCTCCGCTCGAGCGTCGGTCGGAACATTACGAGGTGTTGCAATCCCTGGGTAGGCAAAAACCCTGCTTTTTGCGGTCGCAGAGCCGAAATTCGGATGATCTTTGCTGTGGGTTGAGAAGAACGGTTCGTAGTCCGGTGCCTGCGCTGAATCCGATGGGTCGTCGACGGCGAAAAGGGAAGTTCGGCCCGTGCTCGGATCGGGCAGCGGACTGTCGCTGGTTCAGTGGTTCTCGTGGATGTGGCTCTGTAACGATCCGACGTCATTGAATCCTTCGTCGCAGACGGCGCAGGTGTTGTGGTGTAACGCGACGTGCTGGGTCACGCCTGCGGCTGACTGGAAGCTCTCGTCACAGGTGGAGCAGTTGTAGCCCATAACGATGCTAGTTGAAGACACGCCGCTCAAAAAGGGTTGCTAGGAACCGCCCGCCCTTCACACCTATACTTTGGCAAAACGCTCGTCTCCGGTCATTCATCCAGCGATGACGGTCGGGCGGTCCGCGATAATCGATCGTCCGCCCGAGGTCACCGCAACTCGTCGGCCCGCCGCCGCAACGACGGATCGACGGTCGTATCGTCTGCGAGTTCCGCGAGTTCGTCGCTCGCGTTGCACTTCGCAAGCCCCTCGAGCGCCCGTCGCCGGAACTCGCCGCGAAGCCCGCCCATCTGGACGAGCAGTGCAAGGTTCGTTCGTTCGCCGCGCTCGACCATGCGGTCGATCGCGTCGCGTCGATGCGTGTGCGAGACGGCCGATTTGACTGCGGTCTGGAAGTGTGTCGACATGGTCGTACTGATCGCTGTCACCTGGTATCTTCTCGAGAGACGAACGCGTCGCCCCACGCCCTGATCCACTGCTTCTCTGGAGTTTCGGCGGTTACCGCCGAGTAGATCGTACAGGAGTCGGGCCTGTCGTCGTGTCGCTCGAGGTAGGCCTGATAACACGGCGAGACGTCCGGTTCGTCCGGTCCATCCACGTCTGGTTCGGACGCGGCTGGTCGTGTACCAGGATCCGATTCACCGTCGGTGTCGTGGTCGGTCACGTCGTCGGTCACCTCAATCCGCGAGTCCGATCTCTTCCTGGGCGTCGGCATCCGTTTCCGCGGCCGATTCGTCGTCACCCTCTGCTGGCGGTTCGAACGTCGGGAACCGATCTTCGTACGTCGTCCAATCTTCCTCGAGTTCCTCGTCGGTGAGCAGACAGTCCGCGAGGTCGCTCCGGAGCGCGTCGTGGTCGATCTCGACGCCGATCAGCACGAGTCGAACGTTCCGGTCGCCCCAGCGGTCGTGCCACAGCTCCTCGAGTTCGGGGTTTTCCTCGAGTTGCTGCTCTCGTTCGTCGGCGGGAAGCGCGTCGAACCACGTTCCGGCGGGTGCGACCCGCACCGACTGGCCGGCGACGTTGAGGGTGATCGCCTCGTCTTTGCGGCTCACGTATCGCTTCTCGCCCGCGGTTTCACCGCTCGCATCGGAATCCTCGCTTCGCTCGGATACCGCCGCTCCCGTTCGCCCTTCCGAGGCCTCACACTGTTCGTCCTCGCTCGCAATCCAGAAGTGCCCCTTCGAACGAACGACGTCGTCCGGGAACTCGTCGAGGAAGTCCGCGAAGCGTTCGGGGTGGAACGGCCGCCGCGCCTCGAAGACGAACGAGGTGACGCCGTGTTCCTCCTCGGCGGACTCGTGGGGCTGTTGCAGTTCCTGCATCCAGCCTGCGGACTGGCGGGCCTCCTCGAAGTCGAACCGCCCGGTCTCGAGGATCTCGTCGGGGTCGATCCGGCCGTGTTCCGTCCTGACGATTTCGGCTCGCGGCTGGAGCGTCGACACCGTCGATTCGATCTCTTCGAGGGTCTCCTCGTCGACCAGATCGCACTTGTTCAACAGGAGGACGTCACAGAACTCGACCTGCTCGACGAGCAGGTCGCCGAGGTGTTTCTTCGTTCCGTCGTCGTCGAGAATCTCTTCCGACGTCATCGCCTCGTCGAACTGGTGGGCGTCGACGACGGTGACCGTCGTATCGAGGTGACAGCCCTCGAGCGGTTCGATGCCGGTCTCTTCGTAGAACTCGGTGGGGTCGAGATCCGACTGGTCGAACCCGAGCGTAAGCGTCTGGGCGACCGGTAGCGGTTCGGCGACGCCGGTCGATTCGACGACGACGCCGTCGAACTCCCGTTCGGAGGCTGTGAGTTCGCCGATGGCGTCGAGCAGGTCGCCACGCAGTTCACAGCAGATACAGCCGTTCGAGAGTTCGACTAGCTCTTCGTCCTCGTCGGCGATGTCCGAGGATTCGGCGACGCGGTCGGCGTCGACGTTGACCTCGCCCATGTCGTTGACGAGGACCGCCAGTTCGCGGTCGGTTTCCCGCAAGACGTGGTTCAGCGTGGTCGTCTTCCCGGCACCGAGCGTTCCTGATAGCACTGTCACGGGGATCGAGTCGTCGCTCATCGATTAACAATACACACCAGGATCTAATAGTAGTTATTATCTTAGACGCCATAGTTATTAAACTCTGCACGCTTCCTCTCGCGACGCTCCAGTCCGCTCGAGAGCAGGTGAGAACGTCCGATATTCCGGCTTCGGAGTGTGGCAAAACGAAAATACAGCCGAAAGTCGAGTGCTGGCTGTCATACGGTTTACTGTAAGTCATTTCCGGTGAACTGCGCCCAGGACAGCGGTTGCACCGGTAAATCGGTACAGCAATCCGTCTCAGTAGCCGATCGGTCCGCCGACGCGTCTACGAACGGTGTCGACGAGGTATCCGCCGATGTAGCCGAACGGGGCGATGATGACGACCAACATCGTTAGCCATCCCAGCGCGAGTATGATCGTGATGAAGATTCTGTCACCGACGCTTTCGATCCCGAACATGCCCGTTGTCCGCGTTATCGCCAGTATCGGTATCAGTGCAAGCGTGCCAACGGTCGCTGCGAGGGCCCCGTTGTTCGCCGACGGGTCGTAGAAGCCGCTTCTGGCGGCCGCGACGCCACCGCCGACCAGCGCTGCTGGCATCAGCCAGCCCGGCCGATTCAGTCCGAAGTTCACGACGAGACCGAGTACGACGACGGTCGCTGCTCCCCACAGGACTGGCCCGCGGCCGTACTCGAAGGTCGGTTCGATTGTCTGTCTCATTACGATACTGTATTTCAACTGAAATTTGTGGCGCTATATAACTAGGGGCCAGACGCCGTTTCACTGTCGGACAGTTACTCGAGGTCGGTATCGAACGTCCGTTCGCGTTCTCGCGAGCGACCGTCGGCCGCCGTTGCCTCCCGGTCGCCGCCGGCAGTGTCCGCGGACGACGCCAGGAACTGCTCGACGTCGTCGACCGTCTCCGTCTCGAGCAACACCTCGAGGCGTCGTTCGAACTCCGCGTCCGAGAGTTCGCCGTCGGCGTACCGGGTACGAAGCCGCTCGAGGGCGTCTTGGTGGTCTTCGACCGTACTGGCTTCCTCCTCGTCGACTTCCGTCTCGAGTAGCGGAGTCAACTGCTCGAGTATCTCGCCGCCGAAGATGAGTGCGAATATCGCCACGATGATCGCGATCGACGTCTCGATAGCCGCAAGTGCGACGAACGTCGCGAGAACGGCGACGATGACGATAGCTGCCGGCACCGAAATCCGGGCGTTCGGCCGAGCGGTAGTCATACACTGATGTTCGCGGACCAACACAAAAACGCTGTCATCGGTTTCGTTCCGTACTGGTTGGTCACCGTGACCGTCGTCGACCGACATATTATGAATTCTACTGGGCCAAATATTGGCTATTAATAGAACAAAGGACTAAAATAATAAAGTGGTGTATCGTGGCTCGATGTACGAGTGCGTTATCGTCGGTGGCGGCATCCACGGAACCTACCTGATCCAGCGGCTGCTCGAGGATACCGACCTCGAGCGCGAGGAGGTTCTGATCGTCGACCCACACAATCGGCTCCTGGCCTCGTTCCGGCGGAAAGCTGCTGCCTGCGAGATGGACGAACTCCGGTCGACGTTCGTCCACCACGTCGGGACGGAGCCGTTCGGACTCGAGGACTTCGCCGAGGCCCGCGGCCGCGAGGACGACCTCCTGCCGACGCCGGGCTATCCGCGCCGGCCGTCGCTGTCGCTGTTTCTCGACTACGCCGACTACGTGATCGACCGGGGCGAACTCGAGTCGCTTCGCCGGCAGGCGACCGTCGAGTCGATCCGTCGAGTAGCCGACTCGGGGGACAGCGTCGTTCTCGAAACCGCCGAAGCGGGGACGATCCGGACGCGAACCTGCGTCCTCGCGATCGGTCACGGCGACCGCTATCATCGCCCGGCGTGGGCCGAAGACGTCGACGGAATCGCACACGTCTGGGACTCCGAGTTCGACCCCGACGCGCCGGCCACCGAGACGGTCGTCGTCGGTGGCGGGATCACCGCCGCACAGCTTTCGACCTGTCTGGCCGAGCGAGAGTCGGTCACGTTGCTGTCGCGCCACGACCTCGAGGAGGCGGTCGTCGAGGCCGAGCCGCCCTGGATCAACTGGAATCACATCGAGAGACACCTCCACCGGCATCCACCCGGCTCGCAGGCTCGATACGAGGTGCTTCGAGAGGCGCGAAACGACGCCACGATCCCGCCGACGTTGCTCGAGCGCCTCGAGTCGGCTGCCGACGACGACGACCTCTCGATTCGTCACGGAGCGGTCCGTTCGGCTCGCACGGTCGACGGCGACGTCCGACTCCTCCTCGAGAACGGCGGCTGTCTCTCCGCGGCGCGAGTCGCCCTCGCGACCGGGTTCGACCCCGTTTTCGATCACCCGTTCGTCGACCGCGTCGCCGAGACACTCGACCTCGAGCGTGGCTATCGTGGGATGCCCGTCCTGGACGATCGGACGCTCGCCTGGTGCCATCCCGACGGCGAACGGAGTTCGATCCACGTCTCCGGTGCGCTGGCTGCCGGAACAGTCGGTCCGCTCGCTGGCAACGTCGCCGGTGCGCGGCGGGCGGCAGACCGGCTCACCGAGTCGATTACGGGCGATCCCCCGGAGGTCGTTTCCGCCGACTGACTTCCGATCGACGCGAAACCGGACCGTTTTGTACTCGTGTGCAGTATTGGATTCAATGAGCAAGATACGTCCACCGGAACTCGAGGACCGACTCGAGGAGCAGAACTCGCCATACGTCCTCGACATCCGGCCACGCGAATCGTACCAGCGCGACCGCATCGACGGGAGCCGGAACGTTCCCGTCTATCACGACCTCCGAAGTGGGGACGAGACCGAACTTCGCGAGGAGATCTCGAGGGCTCCCGACGACAAGACCGTCGTCACGGTCTGTAAGGCCGGTATCGTTGCCCGGAAAGCGACGGCTGTCCTCGAGGACGAGGGATACGACGCGGTCACGCTCGCGGGCGGGATGCGTCGGTGGAACGGGTACCAGAACGGGTCGATTGGGTACCGACTTCGTTCGGCGCTGTCCGCTCTGTTGCCGTAATCGACCTCGCTGTATTCACGATCGTGTATTACGCTCTCGAGTCGAAAGCGTTTTTGAGCACGGTTACGGGGTAACAGGTAATGACCGCGTACACCGCGACGGTGACGGTTCGACTCAAACACGGCGTCCTGGATCCCGAGGCCGAGACGACCAAGCAGGCCTTAGAGCGACTGGGCTTCGAACTCGAGGACCTGCGTTCCGCGGATCGGTTCGAGGTCGACCTCGAGGCCGACTCCGCCGACGACGCGCGCGAGCGAGCGGACGAGATGGCCGAACGGCTGCTGGCGAACCCGACCATCCACGATTACGACGTGGAGGTCGACGAACGGTAGATGACCGTAGCACACACCACGATCGAAACCGTCGGTCGCACCACCAGGGGGTGGCGACTGTGACGGTTTCGATCGTCAGATTCGGCGGCTCGAACTGCGACCGCGACGCCGAACGCGCACTCGAGCACCTCGGCATCGACGCCGAGATCGTCTGGCACGAGGACGGCCTCCCGGAGAACACCACGGGCATCGTCCTGCCCGGCGGGTTCTCCTACGGCGACTACCTCCGTGCGGGAGCGATGGCGGCCCGCTCGCCGATTATGGCGGAGGTCCGCGAAGCCGCAGACGAGGGCGTTCCCGTGCTGGGTGTCTGTAACGGCGCACAGATCGGCTGCGAGTCCGGCCTCACCGAGGGCGCGTTTACGACAAACGAGAGCGCCCGCTTCCAGTGTGAACACGTCTACCTGCGGGTCGAACGCGACGATACGCCCTGGACCGAAGCCTACGACGAAGGCGAGGTCATCGAGGTCCCCATCGCCCACGGCGAGGGTCGCTACGAGGTCGACGACGACCGTCTCGCGGAACTCGAGGACGACGACCGCGTCCTCTTCCGGTACTGCGACGAGAACGGCGAGACGGGGCCCGAGGTCAATCCCAACGGCTCGAAACACAACGTCGCTGGTGTCCTCGGTGACCGAGAGACCGTCGCCGTGTTGATGCCCCACCCCGAGCGCGCGACGCTGCCCGACGTCGGCCCGACGGACGGCCAGGGGATCCTCGAAGGGTTCGAGAAGAGCGCGTAGTTACCGCGTCAGCGGCCCGTTGAAACCTCGTTCTCGCTCCATCACCGTCTCCCAGGTCAGTTCGCACTCACAGGAGACCTGCTCGAAGACCGACGGATCCTGTCGCAGGTCGAAGTCCTTGATCGCCTTCTGGACGAGATCGTCACACTCCGTGCAGTTGTGTGGCCCACGGTCGGAGCCGTGGCCGACGGGGTCGGAGACGACGATAGCGTCGACGTCGGCGGTCTCCTCGAGCACGTGCGCGACCGACCACAGCCACGGCGGGCGGTAACCGTCGTTGAAGTAGAGTTCGTCGACCATGGTGTACCGCTGAACGTTACAGGGGTTCATCGAGACGGTGTGACAGCCGTCGACGTCGGCACAGCGTTCGATCGAGGCGATCATGTCCTCGACGGCCTCGGACTCGGTGAGGAAGGGTGGCTTCATCAGCAGGTAGGCCTTGATACCGGCTTCGGCGTCGTCGGCTGCTGCGTCTGCTGCCGCAGCCTCCGCGCAGGCGTCCTCGAAGTCGGCGAAGTCGAAGTACTTGTTCACGCAGTCGTGACGCACGCGGTCGGTCGCGGTCTCGAGGCCGATCGCGACGTCGGTGTCGACGCCGTACTGGGTGAAATCAGCAATTTTCTCTCGGTCGACGAAGTCCGGCAGCGATTCGACGACCATGCGTTCGCGGTCGGCGAACGTCTCCGCGATCGCTTTGCGGGTTTCGGCACCGACCTCCCGCTCGTCGAGGAAGGACCCGGAGGTGTAGATCTTGATGAGGTCGGCGGTGTCGTCGGCGTTTTCGGCCTCGTGCTCGAGGCAGACGTCGATCTGGTCCATCAGGGCCTCGTGGGAGACGCTGCCGCCGTCGACGCTCTCGGCGACGTAGCCACACATCGTACAGCCGCCGGCACGCGCCCAGCGACAGCCGCCCGTGTTGAGGATGATCGTCAGGCTCTCCTTGACGCCGTCGGGCGTGTTGTCCTCGTCGAGCCAGACGCGGGTCGGCTCGTGCGGGTCGTAGCTGGCTTCCTTGCGCGATCGGATCTCGCGCATCACCTGATTGTGGGCGTCCATGCCCTTGCCCTGCTCGTAGACCTCGGGCGTGGGTTGACTCATTATCGAGGCAAGGGGCCCGAACGCCTAAAGCGCCTTCGTCTGTGCCGGCCGCAGGCCGATCACTCGGCCGGCCGGTCCAGCCGCTCGCGTCCCGTTTCGTCCGAACTACCCGTCCAGTCGACGGTCGCGTGCTCGTCGACCAGGTGACAGGCCGTCCGGTGGTCGGTGGCGACCGCCTGAAGGTCCGGCGTCGCCCGCTGGCAGACCGTCGTAAACTCCGACTCGAGGACGTCGCGTGCCGACTCGAGATCGCCCGACGCGAGCAGTTCGACGGCGCGCTCGAAGGTCGCTTCGGCGTCGGGGTCGCCGATCCCATCCGTGAGTTCGTACTCCGAGCGGAGCGCGGCGTCGACCTCGTCTGCGGGGAGTCGGTCGGGGACGGTCCGATCCTCGAGCGGTTCCTCCGGATGGACCAGGTCGTACACTTCCTCGAGGTCCATCCCCTCTTCGACCCGCTGCTTGAA from Natronobacterium texcoconense encodes:
- a CDS encoding FAD/NAD(P)-binding protein produces the protein MYECVIVGGGIHGTYLIQRLLEDTDLEREEVLIVDPHNRLLASFRRKAAACEMDELRSTFVHHVGTEPFGLEDFAEARGREDDLLPTPGYPRRPSLSLFLDYADYVIDRGELESLRRQATVESIRRVADSGDSVVLETAEAGTIRTRTCVLAIGHGDRYHRPAWAEDVDGIAHVWDSEFDPDAPATETVVVGGGITAAQLSTCLAERESVTLLSRHDLEEAVVEAEPPWINWNHIERHLHRHPPGSQARYEVLREARNDATIPPTLLERLESAADDDDLSIRHGAVRSARTVDGDVRLLLENGGCLSAARVALATGFDPVFDHPFVDRVAETLDLERGYRGMPVLDDRTLAWCHPDGERSSIHVSGALAAGTVGPLAGNVAGARRAADRLTESITGDPPEVVSAD
- a CDS encoding archaeosine biosynthesis radical SAM protein RaSEA, whose protein sequence is MSQPTPEVYEQGKGMDAHNQVMREIRSRKEASYDPHEPTRVWLDEDNTPDGVKESLTIILNTGGCRWARAGGCTMCGYVAESVDGGSVSHEALMDQIDVCLEHEAENADDTADLIKIYTSGSFLDEREVGAETRKAIAETFADRERMVVESLPDFVDREKIADFTQYGVDTDVAIGLETATDRVRHDCVNKYFDFADFEDACAEAAAADAAADDAEAGIKAYLLMKPPFLTESEAVEDMIASIERCADVDGCHTVSMNPCNVQRYTMVDELYFNDGYRPPWLWSVAHVLEETADVDAIVVSDPVGHGSDRGPHNCTECDDLVQKAIKDFDLRQDPSVFEQVSCECELTWETVMERERGFNGPLTR
- a CDS encoding DUF5518 domain-containing protein — translated: MRQTIEPTFEYGRGPVLWGAATVVVLGLVVNFGLNRPGWLMPAALVGGGVAAARSGFYDPSANNGALAATVGTLALIPILAITRTTGMFGIESVGDRIFITIILALGWLTMLVVIIAPFGYIGGYLVDTVRRRVGGPIGY
- the purQ gene encoding phosphoribosylformylglycinamidine synthase I, coding for MTVSIVRFGGSNCDRDAERALEHLGIDAEIVWHEDGLPENTTGIVLPGGFSYGDYLRAGAMAARSPIMAEVREAADEGVPVLGVCNGAQIGCESGLTEGAFTTNESARFQCEHVYLRVERDDTPWTEAYDEGEVIEVPIAHGEGRYEVDDDRLAELEDDDRVLFRYCDENGETGPEVNPNGSKHNVAGVLGDRETVAVLMPHPERATLPDVGPTDGQGILEGFEKSA
- a CDS encoding SHOCT domain-containing protein; its protein translation is MTTARPNARISVPAAIVIVAVLATFVALAAIETSIAIIVAIFALIFGGEILEQLTPLLETEVDEEEASTVEDHQDALERLRTRYADGELSDAEFERRLEVLLETETVDDVEQFLASSADTAGGDREATAADGRSRERERTFDTDLE
- the purS gene encoding phosphoribosylformylglycinamidine synthase subunit PurS, which translates into the protein MTAYTATVTVRLKHGVLDPEAETTKQALERLGFELEDLRSADRFEVDLEADSADDARERADEMAERLLANPTIHDYDVEVDER
- a CDS encoding DUF7511 domain-containing protein, with the translated sequence MTDDVTDHDTDGESDPGTRPAASEPDVDGPDEPDVSPCYQAYLERHDDRPDSCTIYSAVTAETPEKQWIRAWGDAFVSREDTR
- a CDS encoding C2H2-type zinc finger protein produces the protein MGYNCSTCDESFQSAAGVTQHVALHHNTCAVCDEGFNDVGSLQSHIHENH
- a CDS encoding rhodanese-like domain-containing protein — protein: MSKIRPPELEDRLEEQNSPYVLDIRPRESYQRDRIDGSRNVPVYHDLRSGDETELREEISRAPDDKTVVTVCKAGIVARKATAVLEDEGYDAVTLAGGMRRWNGYQNGSIGYRLRSALSALLP
- a CDS encoding GTP-binding protein — its product is MSDDSIPVTVLSGTLGAGKTTTLNHVLRETDRELAVLVNDMGEVNVDADRVAESSDIADEDEELVELSNGCICCELRGDLLDAIGELTASEREFDGVVVESTGVAEPLPVAQTLTLGFDQSDLDPTEFYEETGIEPLEGCHLDTTVTVVDAHQFDEAMTSEEILDDDGTKKHLGDLLVEQVEFCDVLLLNKCDLVDEETLEEIESTVSTLQPRAEIVRTEHGRIDPDEILETGRFDFEEARQSAGWMQELQQPHESAEEEHGVTSFVFEARRPFHPERFADFLDEFPDDVVRSKGHFWIASEDEQCEASEGRTGAAVSERSEDSDASGETAGEKRYVSRKDEAITLNVAGQSVRVAPAGTWFDALPADEREQQLEENPELEELWHDRWGDRNVRLVLIGVEIDHDALRSDLADCLLTDEELEEDWTTYEDRFPTFEPPAEGDDESAAETDADAQEEIGLAD